One window of the Alligator mississippiensis isolate rAllMis1 chromosome 5, rAllMis1, whole genome shotgun sequence genome contains the following:
- the LOC102564647 gene encoding C-C chemokine receptor type 2 has protein sequence MSTSEPSLTTEFDYEDFPTPFVNSSAKNFGTWFLPPLYSLVLIFGLAGNALVVLILIKFKRLKSMTDIYLLNLAISDLLFVFSLPFWAYQAAHRWIFGDAMCKILSWIYSFGFYSGIFFIILLTIDRYLAIVHAVFALKARTVVYGILASVVVWIVSALVALPGMTFYGTGNNNVGCSLNLPSDKLKEWKQFMTLLMNTVGLFIPLIVMIFCYTAIIKTLLKCRNEKKNKAVRLIFVIVIVYFLFWTPFNIALLVKTFSGSLDNAKASTQIDIAIQVTETVAMIHCCINPVIYAFVGEKFRKYLSTYFRKHIAVHLCKQCPSLYRDKLERVSSTFTPSTAEHDISTGL, from the coding sequence ATGAGCACCTCGGAACCAAGTTTGACAACAGAATTTGATTATGAAGATTTCCCTACACCATTCGTAAACAGTTCTGCGAAAAATTTTGGGACTTGGTTTTTGCCACCACTTTATTCTCTGGTGCTGATTTTTGGCCTTGCAGGCAATGCATTAGTTGTTCTGATCCTGATAAAATTCAAGAGACTGAAAAGCATGACTGATATCTATTTGCTAAATTTGGCCATCTCTGATTTGCTTTTTGTATTTTCGCTACCATTCTGGGCATACCAGGCAGCACATAGATGGATATTTGGAGATGCAATGTGCAAAATTCTTTCATGGATCTATTCCTTTGGCTTCTACAGTGGAATCTTTTTCATAATACTTTTGACAATAGATAGATACCTAGCAATTGTCCATGCAGTGTTTGCTTTGAAAGCTCGCACAGTTGTCTATGGCATCCTTGCAAGTGTAGTTGTTTGGATTGTTTCTGCACTAGTCGCTCTTCCAGGGATGACATTTTATGGTACTGGAAATAATAATGTGGGCTGTAGCCTTAACCTTCCAAGTGATAAACTGAAGGAGTGGAAGCAATTCATGACTTTACTGATGAACACCGTCGGACTTTTCATTCCTTTGATCGTTATGATCTTCTGCTACACTGCAATTATAAAGACACTACTGAAAtgtaggaatgaaaaaaaaaacaaagcagttaggCTTATTTTTGTCATAGTGAttgtttattttctcttctgGACACCATTCAATATTGCTCTTCTTGTGAAGACTTTTTCAGGTTCCCTCGATAATGCTAAGGCAAGCACTCAGATTGATATTGCAATTCAAGTAACAGAAACAGTTGCCATGATCCACTGTTGTATCAACCCCGTGATCTATGCCTTTGTTGGTGAAAAGTTTAGAAAATATCTTTCTACCTATTTCCGAAAACACATTGCAGTCCACCTTTGTAAACAATGTCCATCTCTTTACCGTGATAAGTTAGAACGAGTTAGTTCCACATTTACTCCATCCACTGCAGAGCATGACATTTCCACTGGTTTGTAA